The window GTCTTATTTCTTCATTATGAAAAAGATTGTATGGTTGATTTTACGTTATTTGCAAATGTTTGTCAAGTAGGTCATCTGATTCATTCCTCCGAATCTGCCATTTCCTTCCTATCTTCACAGCACCAGCCCTCATACACCTCTACAATATCTTCCACAATCAATAAGCCGATAGGCCCAAGAATAAATCCCAAAAGCCCGAAAAGCTGAAGGCCCACATACATGGATGCAAGGGTTTCCAAAGGCGTAAGCCCAACCTTTCCGCCCATGATCTTGGCTTCCATGATCTCCCGCAGAAAATAACAGATAATATAAATGACCATTAATCCGATTCCGTACTTCCAGTTTTTATTGATCATGGAGAAAAGGGCCCAGGGAATGAACACTGTCCCTGTGCCAAAAATCGGAAGCGCATCCAAAAGCCCGATCCCGATCCCAAATAAAATAAAATAAGGGTTTCCCAGGAAAAACAGCCCTGCCGAACACACCGTCATAGTAAACAGCATGATAGCTCCCTGGGTCTTTAACCAGGCGCTTCCCACCGTTGTCAGCCGTCTCCCAAGCATGGCATATTCAAAGCGAAACATGGAATTATCCCGCCTTTCCCTGATGTCATCCATCTCCTGAAGGGAAAGAACCGTGGCAATCAGCAATATGATAATGATCACCGTTACCTGTACGATCCATTTCATGATGGTCATGGAGTTCGTCATAAGAAAGGGCATGATCCTGCTTTTTATAGCAACCTGTCCACCTGATATAATGTCCCTTACCACTTCTACCATATATCCGTCAGGCAGCTTTAAAAACCGCTCCGCAAAGAAGCAGTTATCCATAAGCCACCGGTCCATGCCTTCCAGAATGACCGGCAGGTTCTGAAGTAAAAGCCTGGCTTCCATGAACAGCTTTCTCCCTGCCACATAAAGGATGATTCCAACAGCGATCATAAAAAGGATAACTTCTACTCCCCCGATAACTGCCAGGGGAATGGAAATCACCCTACCCTTTATGATGAAGCGGGTCTTTTTCTCGATCCAAAGGGCTGAAGGCCGAAGGGACAGAGCAAATACGTATGCAATCAAAAAGGGAATCACAAGGGGCAGCAGATAGCGAAAACTTAAATACACTGCCCCTGTAACTCCCAATATTAATAATGTTTTCTTCAGTTTCCTGCTCGGTTTCACCATGGACTCACCTGTTTCTGATTTGTACTTCTTTTGTACAATCACTATTATGAGCCATACGGAATGAAAATATGCGAAATCCGTTTAGCAAAAAATTCCTTCTTTATGTCATTTCCGGCAATGAGAACATTTCAAAGATTTCTCCCTTTGGTTTCACGGAAAAACTCAGCCTTTTCTTTGTGCCTGGATGGGAAAATGACAGGCTGTGAGCAAACAAGGCCACATGTTTGCCGTCAGCTCCCTTTTGAAAACCGGGATTATACTTACGGTCACCCCAAAGGGGTGTGCCGTGGCCGGCCATCTGCACCCGTATCTGGTGATGACGGCCGGTTTTTAATATGATCTTTGTAAGGCTGCATTCTTCATTCCCTATGCTCCGGTTATCCACAACCTGATAATGAAGCTCCGCCAGTTTTGCACCTTTTATCCCCTTATCCACAATTTTGGAACAATTGGTTTTTCCGTCCTTCCACAAATAATCCACGTAGGCCCCAAAGTTTTCCACAGGTTTTCCACAAACCACCGCGTAGTAGATTTTCTCCATTTGATGCTGGGAAACCTGCCTGCTTAAAGACTCTGCGGCATTTTTCGTTTTTGCATAAACCATGACGCCTCCCACCGGCTTATCCAGCCTGTGGATAACTCCCACATATGGCGGGTCTGACTTTGGGGATAAACTGTTGATATGTTTCCTTACCTCGCTGACCATGTCCGGCTCAAATGATCTGGAAGACTGGGATTCCATTCCCACCGGCTTTTCCGCCACCAGTATGTCTTCATCCTCGTATAATATGTTAAGCTCCATCCTTTTTCCTTACTCCACTTTCTTCCATGACGCCATCATGGCCTCCACGGAACGGCTCATTTCAGCGCTGAAAGCAGAATTCCATTTACGCATGCAAAATGCCTTTACCCAGCGTTCGAAATCCTCTTCCCTTCCCTGAATCGTTTTAAGCTCCCCGGAAAATTCCTCAGGGCTTAAACGGCGGTAAGAATTCTCAAACACCACGGCTTCAGGCTTAAGCCGCACCGGTTTCTTTCTGTCCATCTGCTGCTTGGTCGGATACCCAAAGACCACCATTGCCGCCGGAACTGCATACTTAGGAAGGCCAAATAAATCCCTGTGTGTTTCATACTGCTCCATAATATCTCCGATGTAGCAGGAGCCAATACCAAGGGATTCTGCCGCCACAACCGCATTCTGGGCCGCTATCAGCGCATCGTCACAGGCCAGCAAAAGATCTCCAAGCCCTGGCTTTCGGACCTCCTCTTCATAATGACAGAACAGCTCATACCACCTCTGGTAATCCGCCACAAAAACCAGCACCAGCGGGGCCTTTGCGATAAAGGGCTGGTTGTCGCAGGTCACTGCCAGGGTCTCCTTCCGCTTCTGGTCCGTCACATCAATGATGGAATACAAAGTCATGTTCCCGGCAGTGGGAGCCTGTAAGGCTGCATCTATAATAGCCGCCTTTTTCTCTGGCTCAATGACCCTGTCCTCGTACACCCGGACGGATTTTCTTTCCATCAGTTCTTTTATCGTCTGATTCATAAGGCGGTCATACCTTCCTTTTCCTGAATTATATTTTATCTATCCATTATATTTTATTGTTCCCAATATGGCAAACCCATTTTTACACTTTCTATTGTCAAGCAGGTATTTGCAAGCGGGAACTTTCTTGATTCGGTTAAAAAACAGTTGCATTTTTTCCATTTTGAGTGTATAGTATATAAAAATATAATACATAGTATTAATTACTACGTTACAAGTTTTTATTATCTACAAGGAGGTTTCTTATGGAAATTAAAATCAAAGATCCAGTCAGTGCCATCACTCACTTTGTCGCCATGATAATGGCGCTCATCGCCGCAATACCGCTGCTCATTAAGGCTTCCTCCGATGGAAAGCTCCACCTGGCTGCCTTAACGGTCTTTATCCTCAGCATGGTCTTTCTTTATGCGGCCAGCACCATCTACCATACCCTTGACATTTCACCGAAAATCAACCGGCTGTTAAAAAAAATAGATCATATGATGATTTTCATCCTGATCGCAGGAACCTACACGCCGGTTTGCCTGATCGTTCTTGGAGATCAGACCGGCTGGAGCCTGATGGCTCTTGTATGGGGAATTGCTGTTTCAGGGATTATCATAAAAGCCTGCTTTATCATGTGCCCCAAATGGTTTTCTTCCAGCCTTTACATTGCCATGGGCTGGGTATGTGTCCTGGCATTTACAAAGATCATGGATGCCCTCTCTCCTGCCGGGTTCCTCTGGCTTGTAGCCGGAGGCGTCATCTACACCCTGGGCGGTATCATTTATGCCCTGAAGCTTCCTCTTTTTAACGCAAAACACAAAAGTTTCGGTTCCCATGAGATTTTCCATCTTTTCGTCATGGGAGGAAGCTTGTGCCATTATATTCTGATGTATCATTTTGTTGCATAGAATGGTAAAAACCGTCAGTCCCGCGATTTTGCGGCCCTGGCGGTTTTTCTCATACAATCTCTCCCATGAGCTTTAGCTTGTCCTTCCTGGAAAGCTTTTTTATGGCAGCTTCACGGCGCATGGCCTCTTCCTTTGTGGAAAATTCTTCCCAATAAGCTAAAACCACTGGCCTGCGGGCTTTTGTGTATTTGGCTCCTTTTCCCTGGTTATGGGCTGTTAAGCGTTTCTCCAAATGGTTTGTCCAACCGCAGTACAGAGTATCATCTGCACATTTTAAAATATAGGTGTAATTCATGTTCTTCATTCTCCGGTATAGGAAATTCAGGATATGTAAACGGTAATAACGCCTTGCAATCACGTCACTACCGTCCAGGGTAACCTGTCATCTATCTTAAGCACCAGCTGGATGCGTTTTGGCGCCATCGATGGTTGAAGCTATAGCTTAGCTATAGTATATTATATAACAGGGCAAGCTGATATGTGAATAGCAATCTTTATCTTGCCCTTTTTTGAAAAAATCATTCAAAGATAAAATCAATTATGCCAGGCAAAAGTGAATTCTTTTGCCTGGCATCTCAATTAAGGTATTTATGCCAATTCTTTCACTAGAATCAGCCGGTCCCCCGGTTTTACAGATTTTTCCGTCAAACTGTTAGTTGCTATAATGGTATCAATTGTTGTATGAAATTTTTTGGCAACCTTCCAAAGAGAATCTCCAGGCTGTACAATGTATCCCACGATTCCCGGCAGTTTCTGCAGATTGTTTAAATCCATGGGAGCTTCCGCTACATTTATGATGATCTGCTCGCAGACCGGCTGCAGGGCCAGTAAATCAAGGGAAATGGTCGCCTTCACTTCAAGGGTCCCTCCGCCCATCATAACAGCGCCCAGCTGCTCTAAGCCCGGATTTAACTGACAGATGGTATCCTCATTGATCCCCGGAGCCTCAATCAGGAAATGGAAGGGGATATCCTCTACAGACGACTGAATCGGCTGAGTATCGTCAGAGGTCAGATATAAGACCCGCACCTCCAAAACGCCTTCCACATGAAGTCCGTCTTCTCTGATTTCCGTATCATCAATTTTAACGATTCCCTCACTGTGGCATATCTGCAGGATCCTCTCCGCCTGATCCAGGCTGATCTTTTCCACGATCTTGCACTTGCTCATATTTTTCGTCAGGATCTTATCAAAACAAGCTTCTCCTGTCTGAAGCGTCAGTTCCCGGTTAGTAGAATATAAGTCACTGAGCAGCTCCATATTCTCTTCCTTGTAAAGCTTCATATCCAATTCAAGAACTGCGTCCACATCCATTTCACGCATCTCGCCGTCAGAATCCGGCTTTGCTTCTATATCCTTATGGATCAGATGGACCATGATCACAGGAACCATATCCTCAGTCATATCCGGAACATCCAGCTCTCCTGAAAATGGAATGCTTTCCTCGACCCACTGGATCGGAGCTCCTTCTCCTTCTCCCTGGTAAATAACAAATACCAGCAGCTCCCCGTCAAGCATCATTTTTCCATCCATAGGCCTTGTGGTAATGCCTCTTAGCTTCATTTCAGTCCACAAAACATGATCAATGTTCGGCTTGTTTCCTGACAGGGTAATGGTATCCTTGATCCGGAACGTATCCTTGTGGCGGAGCGCAACGGAAGCCACATCCAGGCTGCGGCGGAGAGTTTCCACCGAAGGCGCGTCAGAAGATGCGCTTCCCGTGTCCACTTCAACGGCAGCATTAACATCGCTGACGGTCTCTACCTTCACCCTAAGGGTTACAATAGCCTTTACACTCAGCTTCCTGGAATTAATAATTCCTGCGTTCAAATCCTCAAGCTCCCATGCCAGCTGGACATAATCCTTTTCCTCCAGTCCAGGCACATTGATGGGTTCCTCAAAGTTAATGCTTCCTGAAAGGGTCTGAATCCCTCCTTCCGCTCCCCGATAGAGGATCATAAAGTCCAGCTTGCCCCGGACCGCGACGCGCTCTGTCTGGTTTTTTACGGAATCAATAGTAATTTCACCGGAACTTAAAATAATCTGATCCACATCATCCATGCTGTCCGGGACGATGAAGTCATCGTCAAGAGTAATCTGAGACGTAGCATTTCCTTTCCAGCGATTCATATGTATGTTTTTCTTCACCAGCTCCAACATAAAAAAGCACCTGCCTTACCTTCTTTATTCCTTTAAGAAAGTTTATGCAGGTGCATGTTTCATTATACTTTTTTTGTTACCATTCCCCTATTTACGGAAAAACAGGGAGATTTGGGCACTTTTATTCTTCTGGTTTTTCTTCGGGAGAAGCCTCTGTCCCGGCTTCCGTTTCCTTTTCCCTGTATGAGGACAGCTCTGTCTGCAGCTTAAGAAGTCTTTCTTCCAGTTCCTTGACCCGCTCTTCCATCTTACAGTAGTGATCCATTGTCACCAGATTATCTTGTTTCTTTGGAATGGGCACGCCGTCGATCTTAACCGGGCGGGCGGGGATCCCCACCGCTGTTACGTTGCTCTCCAAAGGTTTTAAAAGCACGGCATTTGCCGCTATGGTACAATTATCACCCACTTCAAAGGACCCTAAAATCTTGGCACCTGCTCCTACCGACACATTGTTGCCAAGTGTTGGATGGCGTTTTCCCTTATTCAGTCCTACGCCTCCCAGAGTCACCCCCTGGTAAATGGTACAGTTATCGCCTACCACCGTAGTTTCTCCGATTACCACTCCGCAGCCGTGGTCAATTAAAATTCCGTGCCCCAGCTGTGCCCCCGGATGGATCTCGATCAGTGTAAAGAATCTTGCCAGCTGGGAAATAAGCCTGGCGACAAAAAACATCTTGTGCTGGTAAAACCAGTGGGCAAACCGATGCCAGATCAATGCATGAACTCCCTGATACAGCAAGAGCACTTCCAGCTTGCTTCTGGCTGCCGGATCCCGCTCTTTTACTGCCGTCACATCAAGCCATATATCCTTTAATATCATATACCTTCCTCTTTTCCTTACTGCCTACTCCTGTTTGAAGTAGTATATCATATGACGGCCTAAGAAAAAAGGGGAATTTTAATATCTCCGCAAAAACAGCCGTCCCGCTTTTGCCATCTGCGGAACGGCTGTCTTTTTCCATTTTTTCTACTGAAACACCACCGGAAGCTCCGACATCTCTGTTTTAATGACGATGAATGGATAGGAGGGTTCTGCCCCCGTATTCTCCCCCTTTTCCGGTCCGATTAATTCCGTGTCCAGGACAATGGAATTATCCGTCAAATACAGTTCATTGACTGCGATGCTATATCCTCCGCTGGCCTGTTTTCCGTAACCAACTACTATGTAAAGGTTCTGATCATCGCTGTAGGTCAGCTTAAAGGGCGACTGCTGCTTTTCAGCAATGATCTGTCTAAGTTCCTGCGGAATATCCGCGTCAGCTACAACGGTAAATTCCAGATCCCGCACTTTATCCCCACTATCCCCGTTTAAAGTACACCCGCTTAAGGTACGCACAACCAATACCCACATGGTCAGGCCGAAAAAAATCATCCATTTTCTGCTAAACAGTCTCTTCATAGCACACTCCCCAACTTATTGATTATTACTATATATATGGGGAGTGAGCCGATTTTATGAACAGATTTACGCCTTTTTGCGGATAGGGATCCAGATTTCACTCCGGTATTCCTCGGAAGTAATATCCCCTTCGGAATACCACTCCAGCTGCGGACCATCCATTATTTCATAGCCGGAGGACGGAAACCACTCCGTAAAAACCCGCTTCCATACCTTCTGCTGGCCTTCCGGCATCCGGCCTATGCATTCAAAGATCACATAGGTGCCGGCCGGAATTACCAGTTCAGCCATATCTCCCGGTATTTCCCTGTCTGATCCGGTGGCAATGTAATAATCAAAATCCCTGCCGTCATCGGAATTGGTGCACACTCCCATGGAGTACAGCTCCTTATTGTCATTATAGCCCAGCATTTTTTCATACCTGCCCTGCCTGCAAACCTCATTCCAGAACTCCGGGATCCTTTTAAAATTCTCTCCATTTTCCATGGATATTTTTTCCTTAAATCCTACCAGCCTAAATTCTCCCAACTCTTTTACGCAATAATTCATAGCTTCAGCTCCTTTTATGGTTATTTCAAATGAGATGCGGGGATAAGCCTTGACCTTCCCACCGGGCTTTCTCACATCCCTGGGATTTAACCCGTGCATGGCATAAAATGCCCTGGCAAAGGAAACCGGAGACTCATATCCATACTTTACGGCAATGTCAATGACCTTTTCTTCTGTCGTCAGAAGGTCCATGGCAGCAAGGGAAAGCCTCCTCCTTCTGATGTAGTCCGCCAAGGATACGTCTGCCATAAAAGAAAACATCCGCTGGAAATTAAAGCTGGAACAGCAGGCCCGTTTGGCCGCCTCCTCCAGATGAATCTCTCCGCTTAAATTGTCTTCAATGTATTCCAGGGCTCCGTTCATTTTCTCCAGCCAATCCACACGCTTACCTCCCATCATCTTGTGACAGCTTCAGTATAGTATAGTCTCATTGAATTATCGCAACTTTCCTTGCACAAAAAAGTGAGTTTAAGATTTTCCTGTAATTTCTCCGTACATCTTTGGCCTGCGGTCTCTGAAAAGCCCCCAGTTCCTCCGGTCAGCCATGATCTGGTCAAGGTCAAAGGAAGCACATATAATACCCTCTTTCTCCCTGTCCATGGATGCTATGATTGCCCCGGTGCTGTCCGTAATAAAGGAAGAGCCATAAAATTTAAGGGAAGAGCTTTGATTCCCATTTTCCGCGCAGGGAATCACAGATTCCACTCCCACCCGGTTTGCAGCAGCCACCGGGATGATGTTGGAGGCAGCATGCCCCTGCATGCAGCGCCTCCAGTGCTCCATGCTGTCACATTCCAGAATCGGCTCGCTTCCGATGGCAGTTGGGTACAGGATCAGCTCAGCCCCGTTTAAAGCCAGACACCTTGCTGTCTCAGGAAACCACTGGTCCCAGCAGATCCCTACCCCTATTTTTCCGTACATGGTATCAAATACCCGGAATCCGGTATCTCCGGGCGTGAAATAAAATTTTTCCTGGTAGTAATGGTCATCCGGAATATGGGTCTTTCGGTATACCCCAAGATTTGTGCCATCTCCGTCAAGGACTGCTGCCGAGTTAAACATGGAATTCCCGGACTGCTCATAAAAGCTGATGGGAAGGACCACAGAAAGCTCAGCCGCGATCCGGGAAAAATGCTTCACTGCCTGGTTTTCTTCCACCGGTCCTGCATAGTCATAGAATTCATACCGCCGTTCCTGGCAGAAATACTGCCGTTCAAACAGCTCCGGAAGGAGGATGACCTTTGCGCCTTCCTTTGCCGCCTGCCTTACCAGCATTTCCGCGTTTTCAATATTTTTCTTAACGTCATCCCAGCACTTCATCTGAACTGCTGCCACTGTTACTTCTCTCATGAAACTCTCCTTCCGGTATCTGCTGTGTAATGCAGTGAATGTTCCCGCCTCCCACAATGATATCTCTTGCATACACCGGATAGATCCTCCTCTCCGGGAAGCACTCCTCCAATATCCGTACTGCCTCTGAGTCGTGGGCATCTCCAAACTGTGGGACAATTACCCCGCCGTTTGATATGTAAAAATTCACATAGCTGGCGGCCAGGCGCTCACCTGCCTCCCTCACATCCTCTCCTGGCTCAAAGGAGAAGCCGGAAAGCTCCTCCTCTGTGATGCAGACCGGTTCTTTGGGTATGGGAAGCTTGTGGATCTTAAAATGCCTTCCTGCTGCATCCGTCTCCGTTTCCAGAATCCTTAAATCAGCCAGGGACATTTCATACTGAGGATCATCTCTCTCATCCGTCCAGGCTAAAACCACCTCTCCCGGCCGTACAAAAGCACAGACATTGTCTACGTGCTCATTTGTTTCATCCTGATAGATGCCTGCCTTCAGCCAGATGATCTTAGAGGCACCCAGATAGGTTTTCAGCTGTTCCTCAATTTGAAGCTTTGACAGGGAGGGGTTCCTTCCGGCGCTTAAAAGGCAGCTCTCGGTCACCAAAAGTGTGCCTTCCCCGTCGGAGTGAATGGAACCTCCCTCCAGGACAAAATGCCCGGCATCATAAACCGGATATCCAAACCGCTGACAAAAATGCCCTGCAAGCAGGTTATCCTTTTGCCAGTCAGGATACAGTCCGTCAAAGGTCCCGCCCCAGGCGTTAAACTGCCAGTCGATCCCTCTGACCTCACGTTCCTTATTTACCACAAAAGTAGGACCCACATCTCTTGCCCACGCATCGTCAGATTCCATATCAACCACCTGGATCCGGTCCGAAAGCATTTCTCTGGCGCTTTCCCTCACATCGTCCTCTGCCAGCATGATCACCTGTTCGCTGTCCGCAATAGCCTCTGCGATCCTGACAAAGGCCTCCCTGGCCTTCCCGGCCCCAAAGGGCCAGGAGCCGGGCCGTTTGGGCCAGATCATGATACAGCCCCGATGAGGTTCAAATTCTCCCGGCATATAAAATCCGTCATTTGCCGGAAGGCTTTTTAATTTTTCCATAGTCTGTCTCCTGATGAATCAACCGGATATGCAGGCCTGTCCTAGGCCAGCCGGTTCTTAAAATCCTCATAGCCGAACCTTTTTATAACACGGCAGTCTCCTCCTTTATCCATGACGGCGATTGCAGGGAGGGGCATCCCGTTAAAGGTATTGTTCTTTACCATGGAATAAATGGCCATATCCATAAAATACAGCTTATCCCCCGGCTTTATTTCCCTGTCAAAGGAATAATCCCCGATCACATCTCCCGCCAGGCAGGTGCAGGAGGACAGCCTGTAGGTGTATGCCTTCTCTCCAGGCTCCCCGCTGTCCTTTAAGGGAGGCCTGTATGGCATTTCCAGCACATCAGGCATATGGCAGGCTGCGGAAGCATCAAGAATCAAAGTCCTGATCCCGTTTTCCACTACATCCATTACCTCTGTTACCAGATACCCGGCATTAAGAGCCACAGCCTCTCCTGGTTCTAAATAAACTGTAAGGCCGTATTTCTCCTTTAGTCTCATAATACAATCTTCCAGCAGACCCATGTCGTAATCCTCCCTGGTGATGTGATGTCCTCCGCCCATATTCAGCCAGGACAGTCCGGATAAATACTTCCCGAACCTTTCCTCCACCGCATCCAGGGTCTTTTTTAAATCATCGGAATTTTGTTCACATAAGGTGTGGAAATGGAGCCCGGAAAGCCTTGGCAGCCACTCCTCCTTAAAATGATCCGGGGGAACCCCAAGCCTTGAGCCGGGAGCACAGGGGTCATAAATCTCATGGCCTTCCTGGGTGGAACACTGGGGATTGATTCTGATGCCTGCCTCCACCCCGCTTAAGGAATCCTTATATTTCTCAAGCTGGGAAAAGGAATTAAACACAATGTGGTCGCAGATCTTCACCAGCTCTTTAAAATCTTCTTCCTTATAAGCAGGAGCAAAGACGTGGTTTTCCAGCCCCATCTCCTCCCTCCCCAGTCTGGCCTCGAAAAGCCCGCTGGCAGTGGTCCCGTCAAGGTATCTGCCTATAAGGGGATACTCTGCATAGCAGGAAAATGCCTTCTGGGCCAGCAGGATCTTACATCCGGTATGTTCCTTTAACTGTCTTAAGATTTCCAGGTTTTTCTCCAGCCTGCCCTCATCGATCACATAGCAGGGGGTCTTTAAATCCTCGATCCTCATCCTTTTCCTATCTCCATACCTTAACGGTTTCCGGGTCCTCGCATACCACCCAGGGAAGTCCCCATTTGTTTAAAGCCTCCATGTAGGGATCCGGGTCAAACTCTTCCACATTGAATACCCCCGCCTTCTTCCACTGGCCGGTCAGAACCATCATGGCGCCGATCATGGCCGGAACACCGGTTGTATAAGAAATTGCCTGGGATTCCACTTCCTTATAGCATTCCTCATGGTCGCATACGTTGTAAATGTAAATAGTCTTTTCCTTTCCATCCTTTACTCCCGTAAAAATGCAGCCGATGTTGGTCTTTCCTTTGGTCCTTGGGCCAAGAGAAGCAGGGTCAGGAAGCAGGGCCTTTAAAAACTGGATAGGCACGATTTCCTGTCCGTTAAATTCCACAGGGGAGGTGGAAAGCATTCCTACGTTTTCCAGGCACTTCATGTGGGTCAGATAACTTTGTCCAAAGGTCATGAAAAAGCGGATCCTTTTAACCCCCGGAATATTCTTTGCCAGGGATTCGATCTCCTCATGGTGAAGTAAGTACATGTCCTTTTCCCCAACCTCAGGGAAATTGTATTTGGATTTGATCTCCATAGGCTCTGTCTCGATCCAACGGCCCTCCTCCCAATAGGAACCATTGGAAGATACTTCTCTTAAGTTGATCTCAGGGTTAAAGTTGGTTGCAA of the Lacrimispora indolis DSM 755 genome contains:
- the nspC gene encoding carboxynorspermidine decarboxylase is translated as MRIEDLKTPCYVIDEGRLEKNLEILRQLKEHTGCKILLAQKAFSCYAEYPLIGRYLDGTTASGLFEARLGREEMGLENHVFAPAYKEEDFKELVKICDHIVFNSFSQLEKYKDSLSGVEAGIRINPQCSTQEGHEIYDPCAPGSRLGVPPDHFKEEWLPRLSGLHFHTLCEQNSDDLKKTLDAVEERFGKYLSGLSWLNMGGGHHITREDYDMGLLEDCIMRLKEKYGLTVYLEPGEAVALNAGYLVTEVMDVVENGIRTLILDASAACHMPDVLEMPYRPPLKDSGEPGEKAYTYRLSSCTCLAGDVIGDYSFDREIKPGDKLYFMDMAIYSMVKNNTFNGMPLPAIAVMDKGGDCRVIKRFGYEDFKNRLA
- a CDS encoding saccharopine dehydrogenase family protein — encoded protein: MSRLLIIGCGGVASVAIHKCCQNSEVFTDICIASRTKEKCDALKDKLAGTTKTRIETAKVDADHTEEVIALIKDYKPDAVLNVALPYQDLTIMDACLATGVDYIDTANFEPENTDDPEWKAIYEKRCKSLKFTALFDYSWQWDYKERFEEVGITALLGTGFDPGVTSVFSAYALKHYFDEIHTIDILDCNGGDHGYPFATNFNPEINLREVSSNGSYWEEGRWIETEPMEIKSKYNFPEVGEKDMYLLHHEEIESLAKNIPGVKRIRFFMTFGQSYLTHMKCLENVGMLSTSPVEFNGQEIVPIQFLKALLPDPASLGPRTKGKTNIGCIFTGVKDGKEKTIYIYNVCDHEECYKEVESQAISYTTGVPAMIGAMMVLTGQWKKAGVFNVEEFDPDPYMEALNKWGLPWVVCEDPETVKVWR